The Steroidobacteraceae bacterium genomic interval CCTGCTCGATCGTTTTCTCGATGTCGCTGTCGAGGTCGATGTCGACGCGGTTTGCGACGGTGTTGACGTATTGATTGGCGGCGTGATGGAGCACGTCGAGCAGGCTGGCGTGCATTCCGGCGACTCCGGCTGTTCGTTGCCTCCCAATAGTCTGTCGGCCGCGGTGCAGGCCCAGATCAAGGAGCAGACCCGCAAGCTCGCACTGGCGCTCCACGTGGTCGGCCTCATGAACGTCCAATTCGCGGTACAGAACGGGATCGTCTACGTCCTCGAGGTCAATCCACGTGCATCGCGGACAGCTCCATTCGTGTCGAAAGCGACCGGCCTGCCGCTCGCCAAGATTGGCGCTTTGGTCATGGCGGGGCAAAAACTGGCCGATATGGGACTGACCGAAGAGCGTGTGCCTGCCTATTTCTCCGTCAAGGAAGCGGTATTTCCCTTCGGCAAATTTCCGGAGGCGGATCCGATACTCGGCCCCGAGATGAAATCCACGGGCGAAGTGATGGGTACGGGGCGCACGTTCGGCGAAGCCTATGCCAAAGCGCAGCTCGCATCCGGAGTGACACTGCCCACGAGGGGCGTATGCTTCGTCAGTGTGAGGGAGCAGGACAAGTCGGCTGCCACGCGCTTGGCGCAGCGGCTCATCGAGCAGGGGTTCTCGATCGTCGCGACCACGGGAACCGCGGCCGCGTTGCGTGCGGCTGGAATCGCCTGTGAGCGCGTGAACAAGGTGCGGGAAGGACGTCCCCATATTGTCGATATGATCAAAAACGACCAGATCAGCCTCATAGTCAACACCACGGAAGGAAAGCAGGCGGTACTCGAGTCACAGATGATTCGACGCGAAGCCGTGGCCCGGCGCGTCACCTACTACACGACCATGGCCGGTGCATTCGCGAGCAGCGAGGCAATCGACCATCTGGCCGAGGTCGATGTCAACCGCCTTCAGGACCTGCACACAGAGGCGCGGGTCTCGTGAAGCGCCGCCCGATTACAACGAGCGGGGCCGAGGCGTTGCGTGCGGAGCTGAAGCGGCTCAAATCCGAGGATCGACCGAGGGTTATCAAGGCGATCGCCGAAGCGCGCGGGCATGGCGACCTGTCGGAGAACGCCGAGTATCACGCGGCACGTGAGCAGCAAGGATTCATCGAGGGGCGCATCAGCGAGATCGAATCATTGCTTGGCAGCCTCGAAGTCATCGACGTCAGCAAGCTACCCGCAACCGATCGGATCGTGTTTGGCGCGACCGTCGAGCTGGAGGACCAGGACTCGGGCGAGTCCGTCGTCTACCAGGTCGTGGGCGAGGACGAAGCGGATATCAAGTCGCGCCGGATTGCGATCACATCGCCCATCGGTCGGGCGCTGGTCGGCAAGGAAGCCGGCGATGTCGTCGACGTGATTGCGCCAGGCGGCACGCGCAGTTACGAAATCATCGCCGTTCGCTACCAGTAGGCAGGGGCGGGGACTGTTACGTCTGGGGCAGGATGACCCGCGGCAGCGGCTCCCGGTTGCGGCGGTAGAGCACCGCAACGTTACCGATGCGTTGCACGAGCTGGGCGCCGGTCCGGGTGGTCAGTTCCTGCAACGTCTCGGCGCGCAGGCTTCGGTCACCGGCCCGCACCTTCACCTTGACGAGCTCGTGAGTTTCCAGCAGTTGATCGGCTTCGGCGCAGACCGCCTCGCTCGCTCCCGCCTGGCCGATCCACAGCACGGGCTGCAAAGCGTGTGCGAGACCTCGCAGGTGGCGCTTCTGTCGTTCGCTGAGTGCCATGTGGGGCGCATTTTAGCCGGTTGCGGAACCTAGGCGGTGGCCAAACGCTCCAAATCGAGTCGGCAGTGGTTGCGCGAGCACTTTTCCGACCCGTATGTGCAGCGTGCGCAGAGCGAGGGCTGGCGCTCACGGGCCGCGTTCAAGCTGGAGGAAATCGACCGGCGCGAACGCCTGCTCTCGCCGGGCATGACCTGCCTCGACCTTGGCGCGGCGCCCGGGGCCTGGAGCCAGTATGCGCGTCGCAAGGTGGGTCGTCATGGGCTCGTGGTCGCCAGTGACATTCTCGCGATGGAACCGATCAATGGTGTTGAATTCGTGCAAGGGGACTTTCACGACGCTGAGGTCGTGTCGGCGTTGTTGCGGTTGCTGCCCGCGCGCGGCGTGGATGTCGTGTTGTCGGACATGGCTCCGAATCTCTCGGGGATGGACGCGATCGACCAGCCGCGCTCGCTCCTCCTGGCCGAGCTGGCCCTGGACATTTGCGGGCAGCTATTGAAACCGGGTGGCTCCGCCCTGATTAAGACATTCCAGGGTGCCGGCTTCGAGCAGTTCGTGGCGGCTGCCCGCAAGGTCTTTGGCAAGGTCAAATTTGCCAAACCTGCCGCATCCCGTGCCCGTAGTCCTGAGCTATATGTGCTGGCGAGGGGTTGGCGAATGGTGTAGGTTGACTCGCAAGTGCCGGGACTGCGTCCGGCGAGGTTGTGTGCTTGAACGATCTGACCAAGAACATACTTTTGTGGGCCGTGATCGCCGTTTTGCTGACGGTCATTTTTTCGCGTTTCATGCCCACCGCAGGCCAGCCCCAGCCGGTGCGGTACTCGGAATTCCTCACAGAAGTGAGGGCAAATCGCGTCGACTCGGTCGTCCTGCAGGGCGAAGAGATCTATGGCTCGCGCACCGACCAGAGCCGCTTCAAGGTATTCAACCCGGAAACCGACAACTCGGCGCTCATTGGTTTGCTCGACAAACACCATGTCAAGATAGAAGGCCGACCGCCCAAGGAACCGAATTTCATCGCGCAGTTGTTGCTGCAGCTGGCGCCGGCGCTGCTCTTGATCATGGTGTTCGTGTACGTGCTGCGGCAGATGCAGGGTTCGGCCGGCGGACGCGGCGCAATGTCTTTCGGCAAATCGCGTGCACGCCTGCTCAATGAAGACCAGGTCAATGTCACGTTCGCCGACGTTGCCGGTGTCGAGGAAGCCAAGGACGAAGTGCAGGAGATCGTCGAGTTCCTGAAGGATCCAGGCAAGTTCCAGAAGCTCGGCGGCAAGATTCCCAAGGGCGTGCTCATGGTCGGCTCGCCTGGTACCGGCAAGACGCTGCTCGCACGCGCGATCGCCGGCGAAGCCAAGGTTCCGTTTTTCACCATCTCGGGTTCGGATTTCGTCGAGATGTTCGTGGGCGTTGGCGCATCACGGGTGCGCGACATGTTCGAGCAGGCGAAGAAGCACGCCCCGTGCATCATCTTCATAGACGAGATTGACGCCGTAGGGCGGCATCGCGGTGCCGGACTCGGCGGCGGTCATGACGAGCGCGAGCAGACCCTCAACCAGTTGCTGGTCGAGATGGACGGTTTCGAGGGCAGCGAAGGCATCATCGTCATAGCGGCTACCAACAGGCCGGACGTACTGGATCCAGCACTGTTGCGACCTGGTCGTTTCGACCGCCAGGTCGTCGTGCCGCTGCCCGATGTACGCGGCCGCGAGCAGATCCTGCGCGTGCACATGCGCAAAGTTCCCTTGGGCGATGACGTCAAGCCGGCCCTGATAGCACGTGGCACGCCGGGATTTTCGGGCGCCGATCTTGCGAATCTGGTCAATGAGGCAGCCTTGTTTGCAGCGCGTGCCAACAAACGCACTGTTTCGATGGACGAATTCGATCGTGCCAAGGACAAGATCCTGATGGGCGCCGAGCGGCGTTCCATGGTCATGAGCGAACAAGAGAAGAAAATGACTGCCTACCACGAAGCGGGTCACGCGATCGTCGGCATGACGGTTCCCGAGCACGACCCCGTTTACAAGGTGACGATCATTCCCCGCGGCCGTGCTCTCGGCGTAACACAGTTCCTGCCCGAGCAGGACCGGTACAGCTTTTCGCGGCGGCGCATCGAAAGCGCTATCGCAACGCTATTTGGCGGACGCATCGCCGAGGAAATCATATTCGGCCCCGACTCCGTGACGACCGGCGCGTCCAACGACATCGAGCGTGCAACGGAGCTTGCGCGCAACATGGTCACCAAGTGGGGTTTGTCCGATAAACTGGGCCCGCTTACGTATTCCGACGAGTCCGGCGAAGTCTTCCTTGGCCGAACAGTGACGCAGCACAAGCAGGTGTCGGACGAAACAGCCCATGCGATCGATCAGGAAGTGCGCCGCGTCGTGCAATCCAATTACGATCGCGCCCGTGAGATTCTCGCGACCAACATCGAAAAACTCCATGCGATGGCCAGTGCTCTCGTCAAGTACGAGACCATAGACGAAGGGCAGCTGCAGGACATCATGGCCGGCAAGGAGCCGCGCCAACCCAGCGACTGGGACGACAGCATCGGCCGTGGCGATGGTGACGACCAGGGCGGCCAGGTTGGCGTTGAACCGGCGCAGCCATCCAGCAAGCCAATCGGACCGGCGGCAGGGCAGACGCGCTAGCTTCTCCCGCGCGCACCGACGTGTTGCTGCAGTGTGCTGATGGACCGCTGAGTCTCTCCGCGCCCGTCATCATGGGCATCATCAACCTCACGCCGGATTCATTCTCGAGCGACGGCTTTGGTATGGACTCGGGCGCGGCTGTCGCAGCGGCGGAGTCCATGGTCGCTGCCGGCGCCACGTTGATCGATATCGGCGGTGAATCAACCCGACCGGGCGCCTCGCCGGTCACGCCGGATGAGGAAGCGAGTCGAGTCTTGCCGGTTCTGCGGGCGCTGGTGGCGCGGGGGCTGCGCGTGTCGGTCGATACTTCCACGCCGTCGCTGATGCGCGCTGCCGCCGCGGAAGGCGCCGCCATGATCAACGACGTCCGCGCCTTGCGCCGTCCGGGCGCGCTGTCAGCCGCTGCGAGCGGTCAGTGCGCGGTGTGCCTGATGCACATGCAGGGGGACCCAAAGGGCATGCAGACCGCACCCGCATATGACAATGTCGTGACCGAAGTCAAAGCGTTCTTGCAGGATCGGGTGCAGACTTGTCTCGACGCTGGCATTGCGCCGGAGCGTCTGGTGGTCGACCCCGGATTTGGCTTTGGCAAATCGCTGCAGCACAATCTTCGATTGCTGAACGAACTCGGCGAGTTGACACAGCTCGGTTACCCGGTGCTGGTCGGCTTGTCGCGAAAGTCCATCCTCGGCCTGTTGACCGGGAGGGAAGTGGGCGAACGCACGTCGGGTAGCGCAGTGCTGGCCGCGCTTGCTGTGGAGCGAGGCGCTGCCATCGTCAGGGCGCATGACGTTGCAGCCACTCGCGATGCGATTTCGATTGCAGTGGCGTTGAAGCCATAGGGAGAGCAGGTGACGCGCAAGTATTTCGGTACCGACGGCGTTCGCGGTCGTGTCGGCCAACACCCAATGACTGTCGATTTCGCCTTGCAGCTTGCAAGCGCGGCGGCGCGCGTGCTTGCGCCGCAGGGCGGCACCGTGTTGATCGGCAAGGACACTCGACTGTCAGGTTACATGTTCGAAGCGGCACTCGAAGCCGGATTCGTTGCGGCCGGCGTCGATGTCTTGCTCATCGGACCCCTGCCAACGCCGGGTATCGCTTACCTGACACGCAAGTTCAAGTGCCGTTTCGGCGTAGTGATCAGCGCCTCGCACAACCTCTATGACGACAATGGCATCAAATTCTTCGATAGCGAGGGCGGCAAACTCAGTGACGAACTCGAATCACAAATAGAGGCTGAACTTGAGCGCGGCGCGCTCACCCGCGAGTCCACTGCACTTGGCAGTGCCCGTCGCGTCGACAAGTCGCGCACGCAGTACCAGGAATTCTGTGCCGCGAGCCTACCCGAGGGGATGAACCTCGAGGGCATGAAAATCGTGATCGATTGCGCGAACGGCGCGGGCTACAAAGTCGGCCCGCGTCTGCTCGCTGACCTTGGCGCCGAAATCATCCCGATCGGCTGCTCCCCGAATGGCAGAAACATCAATGCCGGCTGTGGCTCGACTTCACCGGAACTGTTGCAATTGACGGTGCCTGGGGTTCACGCGCATGTTGGCATAGCACTCGATGGTGATGGCGATCGACTCGTCATGGTCGATCAACTCGGCCGCACGGTCGATGGTGATCAAATCATATTCATGATCGCGCGTCATCGGCACCTGCACAGACAGCTACCTGGTCCCGTCATCGGTACATTGATGAGCAACCTCGGTATGGAACTCGCGCTGAAGGATCTCGGGATAGGCTTTCGCCGCGCGGCGGTAGGTGATCGCTATGTGCTCGCCATGTTGCGCGAAACCGGTGGTACGATCGGCGGGGAGACGTCAGGTCATATCCTGTGCCTCGATCGCACCACCACGGGTGATGCGCTGGTCGCGGCGCTGCAGGTCCTTGCGATCATGCGCGAGACCGGATCAACGCTGGCCGAACTCGGGGCCGGATTCGTGCATTTCCCGCAGGTCATGCACAACGTGCGTGTACCACGACGGGTCGATCCGCAGCAGGTGCCGCAAATAGGCACGGCGGTGGCGGCCGCCGAATCCAGGCTCGGGGGGGAGGGTCGCGTGGTATTGCGAGCTTCCGGCACGGAGCCCGTCATACGCGTCATGGTAGAAGCCCGCGACGCCGCGACCGCGACCCTCGAGGCAAAAACTCTCGCGGCGAGCGTGGAGCGCGCGATCACCTGAAACGCGCGTTGCCGGCGTTGCGCCGGCCGCTCTCGGCCGCTATCATCGCGCGCCTTTGCGTCCGGCTGGACCGGAGAATCCAATGCCTCGCCCCATCGTTGCCGGAAACTGGAAGCTCAATGGCTCGCGCACTGCAAACCGCGAACTCATAGAGCGCATCCTCGCCGGACAAGCGCCGTCCGATTCGGCCGAATGCGTTATCTGCCCGCCGTTCGTTTACCTCGCGGACCTTGCGCGGGCGCTGGCGGGCTCGGGGATCGCACTCGGTGCACAGGATGTGTGCGCCGAAGCCGCAGGCGCGTTCACCGGCGAAGTATCGGCGGCCATGTTGAGCGATGTCGGCGCGACCTGGGCGATCGTTGGCCATTCGGAGCGACGTAGCCTCTATGGCGAGACCGATGAGCTGGTCGCAAGAAAATTCAGCGCTGCCCAGGGCCAGGGGCTGACACCGATACTCTGCGTCGGCGAGCAGCTGCAGGAGCGCGAGCGCGGCGCCACGACCGAGGTCGTTGGCCGCCAGCTGGATGCCGTACTGCAACTTGCCGGCGTGGCCAGTTTCGCCGCGGCAGTGATTGCCTACGAACCGGTATGGGCGATCGGCACCGGTGTAACGGCGACGCCCGCCCAGGCCGAGGACGTACATGCCTTCATCCGCGAGCGATTGCGGCGTCAGGATGCTAAAATAGCGGCCGACGTGCGCATTCTGTATGGCGGTAGTGTCAAGGCGGCCAATGCTGCAGAGCTATTCGCACAGCCTAATGTCAACGGTGGCTTGATCGGCGGCGCGTCACTCAATGCCGAGGAGTTTCTGGCGATACTCGGCGCGGCTAACGGTTGATCAACATGCTACGAACGACGCTGACAATACTTCAGTTCCTGGTCTCGGCCGCGATCATTGCACTTGTACTGATACAGCGCGGCAAAGGTGCGGAGGCGGGCGCCGGTTTCGGTGCCGGTGCCTCAGGCACGGTTTTCGGTGCGCGTGGCGCCCGCACGGGACTGTCGCGCATCACTGCCATTCTTGCTGCGGTCTTCATCATCAACAGCCTGGTCCTGGCTTATATGGGTTCGCGCAAGACCGACCAGCCGACCAGCATTCTGGACCAGGCAGCTGCAGTCACGGAGCAAGCGCCGGCCGCGGCTACCGTACCCGCTGCGCAAGATGCGCCGGCATCGGTAATCGACGACTCAGTGCCCGCACCCGCGACGGAAGATTCCGCGACCCAGCAGGTTCCGGCACCGCCAAACCCTTAGTCGCCTGCGAACGGGTATCGGGTGGCGAAACGATCGCGTGAACCTATCGCTGAGATTATGCCGACGTGGTGGAATTGGTAGACACACTAGCTTGAGGGGCTAGCGGCGCAAGCCGTGGGAGTTCGAGTCTCCCCGTCGGCACCAATGCAACATCAACCGCTGTACTGCAATGCCGTTGCACTGCCTGCTACAATGGCGGCCTGACGGGGCAGCGGAGCATTCAAGCGGATGATCCGTATGCCCTTTTCGCGGTTTGCTTGATGCTCAAACAATACCTGCCGATCCTCATATTTTTGGTGGTTGCCAGCGGCCTGGCAGTGGTGCTTCTGCTGCTGGGTACGCTGATTGGCCGGTATTTCTCTCGGGCTCCGTCCGATCCAGAGAAACTATCCGCTTACGAATGCGGCTTCGAAGCCTTCGAAGACACGCGGATGAAGTTCGACGTTCGCTATTATCTGGTAGCTATCGTTTTCATCGTATTCGACCTGGAAATCGCCTTTCTCTTCCCCTGGGCCGTGACCTTCACTGGTTTGCCCGCTGCAGGCAACATTGCGATTGGCCTGTTCCTGCTCATTCTCGTCATCGGCTTCATCTACGACTGGAAGAAAGGCGCGTTGGAGTGGGATTAGCAGCCGACAGCCCTGAGAGTTTTGCGCAGCGCGGCTATTTGACGGCCCGCCTGGATGACCTCGTCAATTGGGCGCGTACCGGATCCCTTTGGCCGATGACGTTCGGTCTGGCGTGTTGCGCCGTAGAGATGATGCAGGCGGGCGCATCGCGCTATGACCTCGATCGGTTCGGAGTCGTGTTCCGGCCGAGCCCCAGGCAGTCCGACGTCATGATCGTCGCCGGTACACTGGTCAACAAGATGGCGCCGGCGCTGCGCAAGGTTTACGACCAGATGGCCGAACCGCGCTGGGTCATATCCATGGGTTCCTGCGCGAACGGTGGCGGCTATTACCACTACTCATATTCGGTCGTGCGAGGCTGCGACCGAATCGTGCCAGTCGATGTCTACGTGCCGGGTTGCCCGCCAACCGCGGAAGCGCTCATCTACGGCATCATCCAGTTGCAGAAGAAGATCGCTCGCACGAGCACTATTGCCAGATGATCCAACGCCGATGAGTGACAACGCCGAGCAATTGCGCACAGCCCTGCAGGCGATGACTGGCGAAACACGTTATCTCGCATGCGGCGGGCTGGGTGTCGACATCGCCTCGCCGCGCTGGCGCGGACTTGCGCTGCAATTGCGCGATGACCCGCAGCTGCGATTCGAAATGCTCCTGGACATTGCTGGTATCGACTATCTTCAGTACGGCGATGACGAGTGGAAGACGCTGGGCGCGACGCGCAGCGGCTTCTCGCGCGGCGTGCATCGGCTGCACCCGGAGCAGGAAGAAGCGCCCGGACCGCGGT includes:
- the greA gene encoding transcription elongation factor GreA produces the protein MKRRPITTSGAEALRAELKRLKSEDRPRVIKAIAEARGHGDLSENAEYHAAREQQGFIEGRISEIESLLGSLEVIDVSKLPATDRIVFGATVELEDQDSGESVVYQVVGEDEADIKSRRIAITSPIGRALVGKEAGDVVDVIAPGGTRSYEIIAVRYQ
- the yhbY gene encoding ribosome assembly RNA-binding protein YhbY, with amino-acid sequence MALSERQKRHLRGLAHALQPVLWIGQAGASEAVCAEADQLLETHELVKVKVRAGDRSLRAETLQELTTRTGAQLVQRIGNVAVLYRRNREPLPRVILPQT
- the rlmE gene encoding 23S rRNA (uridine(2552)-2'-O)-methyltransferase RlmE translates to MAKRSKSSRQWLREHFSDPYVQRAQSEGWRSRAAFKLEEIDRRERLLSPGMTCLDLGAAPGAWSQYARRKVGRHGLVVASDILAMEPINGVEFVQGDFHDAEVVSALLRLLPARGVDVVLSDMAPNLSGMDAIDQPRSLLLAELALDICGQLLKPGGSALIKTFQGAGFEQFVAAARKVFGKVKFAKPAASRARSPELYVLARGWRMV
- the ftsH gene encoding ATP-dependent zinc metalloprotease FtsH gives rise to the protein MNDLTKNILLWAVIAVLLTVIFSRFMPTAGQPQPVRYSEFLTEVRANRVDSVVLQGEEIYGSRTDQSRFKVFNPETDNSALIGLLDKHHVKIEGRPPKEPNFIAQLLLQLAPALLLIMVFVYVLRQMQGSAGGRGAMSFGKSRARLLNEDQVNVTFADVAGVEEAKDEVQEIVEFLKDPGKFQKLGGKIPKGVLMVGSPGTGKTLLARAIAGEAKVPFFTISGSDFVEMFVGVGASRVRDMFEQAKKHAPCIIFIDEIDAVGRHRGAGLGGGHDEREQTLNQLLVEMDGFEGSEGIIVIAATNRPDVLDPALLRPGRFDRQVVVPLPDVRGREQILRVHMRKVPLGDDVKPALIARGTPGFSGADLANLVNEAALFAARANKRTVSMDEFDRAKDKILMGAERRSMVMSEQEKKMTAYHEAGHAIVGMTVPEHDPVYKVTIIPRGRALGVTQFLPEQDRYSFSRRRIESAIATLFGGRIAEEIIFGPDSVTTGASNDIERATELARNMVTKWGLSDKLGPLTYSDESGEVFLGRTVTQHKQVSDETAHAIDQEVRRVVQSNYDRAREILATNIEKLHAMASALVKYETIDEGQLQDIMAGKEPRQPSDWDDSIGRGDGDDQGGQVGVEPAQPSSKPIGPAAGQTR
- the folP gene encoding dihydropteroate synthase; amino-acid sequence: MLLQCADGPLSLSAPVIMGIINLTPDSFSSDGFGMDSGAAVAAAESMVAAGATLIDIGGESTRPGASPVTPDEEASRVLPVLRALVARGLRVSVDTSTPSLMRAAAAEGAAMINDVRALRRPGALSAAASGQCAVCLMHMQGDPKGMQTAPAYDNVVTEVKAFLQDRVQTCLDAGIAPERLVVDPGFGFGKSLQHNLRLLNELGELTQLGYPVLVGLSRKSILGLLTGREVGERTSGSAVLAALAVERGAAIVRAHDVAATRDAISIAVALKP
- the glmM gene encoding phosphoglucosamine mutase, translating into MTRKYFGTDGVRGRVGQHPMTVDFALQLASAAARVLAPQGGTVLIGKDTRLSGYMFEAALEAGFVAAGVDVLLIGPLPTPGIAYLTRKFKCRFGVVISASHNLYDDNGIKFFDSEGGKLSDELESQIEAELERGALTRESTALGSARRVDKSRTQYQEFCAASLPEGMNLEGMKIVIDCANGAGYKVGPRLLADLGAEIIPIGCSPNGRNINAGCGSTSPELLQLTVPGVHAHVGIALDGDGDRLVMVDQLGRTVDGDQIIFMIARHRHLHRQLPGPVIGTLMSNLGMELALKDLGIGFRRAAVGDRYVLAMLRETGGTIGGETSGHILCLDRTTTGDALVAALQVLAIMRETGSTLAELGAGFVHFPQVMHNVRVPRRVDPQQVPQIGTAVAAAESRLGGEGRVVLRASGTEPVIRVMVEARDAATATLEAKTLAASVERAIT
- the tpiA gene encoding triose-phosphate isomerase; the encoded protein is MPRPIVAGNWKLNGSRTANRELIERILAGQAPSDSAECVICPPFVYLADLARALAGSGIALGAQDVCAEAAGAFTGEVSAAMLSDVGATWAIVGHSERRSLYGETDELVARKFSAAQGQGLTPILCVGEQLQERERGATTEVVGRQLDAVLQLAGVASFAAAVIAYEPVWAIGTGVTATPAQAEDVHAFIRERLRRQDAKIAADVRILYGGSVKAANAAELFAQPNVNGGLIGGASLNAEEFLAILGAANG
- the secG gene encoding preprotein translocase subunit SecG; its protein translation is MLRTTLTILQFLVSAAIIALVLIQRGKGAEAGAGFGAGASGTVFGARGARTGLSRITAILAAVFIINSLVLAYMGSRKTDQPTSILDQAAAVTEQAPAAATVPAAQDAPASVIDDSVPAPATEDSATQQVPAPPNP
- the ndhC gene encoding NADH-quinone oxidoreductase subunit A, encoding MLKQYLPILIFLVVASGLAVVLLLLGTLIGRYFSRAPSDPEKLSAYECGFEAFEDTRMKFDVRYYLVAIVFIVFDLEIAFLFPWAVTFTGLPAAGNIAIGLFLLILVIGFIYDWKKGALEWD
- a CDS encoding NADH-quinone oxidoreductase subunit B family protein, yielding MGLAADSPESFAQRGYLTARLDDLVNWARTGSLWPMTFGLACCAVEMMQAGASRYDLDRFGVVFRPSPRQSDVMIVAGTLVNKMAPALRKVYDQMAEPRWVISMGSCANGGGYYHYSYSVVRGCDRIVPVDVYVPGCPPTAEALIYGIIQLQKKIARTSTIAR